The DNA segment aaagaaaaacttAAGTTTCCAAAATTCTCTCTAAACATACATGTCTCAGATAAAGCTCAGCTTTTAGCACCTATGAAGAGAGAACAAGGACATCAGCTGGAACATTAACTGATCATTGGGTAAATATTGACACATCCTTACAGGACATGCAGAGAATCACCTATAGATCCATCTCTGACATCATGAGGTTCACCACAACTTTCACTTTCTGGGAATAAGAACTTGGTTGTCAGAAAGTTCTCAGGATTGGTCGACATGTTGATGTTTCCATTCACAGCTGCATGTGACCTGATAAGAGctgaacagagagagaggacgTCTCCTCAGCCAATGGGAGCTCAGTCTGACATTGTCAATGCGTTTCTCCATCTGCAGATGTTCAGTAAAGTATTTGTTCCTTGAAACTTTGACTCTCAGCAAAGAACAAGTGCTTATTCCTTATCCCAGAGATCAACTGAAAGTTTTCTCCAAATCTCCATTCAGCCCATTTATCTCAAAgagaatttattaaaaacaaaatggctcctTCTCAGTTGCTGTGAGATTTCTGATGCATCCTCAGACTGGACTTGTGAGCGAAGCGCCTCCCACAGGGCTCACACCAGTAGGGCAGCTCTCCAGTGTGGGATCGCCTGTGACTCACCAGACCAAACCTTTTACTGAACCGTTTCTCACACTGATCACAGCTGTACGGTTTCTCTTTGGTGTGCGTTCTCATATGCCCTTCCAGGGTCCCTAAGCGACTGAACGCTTTGCCACATACTTCACATTTAAACGCTCTCTGACCTGTGTGTGTCACAATGTGACGCAGTAAATCGCCTCTTTGCCGACAGGTTTTTCCACAGCGGTCACACTTGTACGGTCTCTCCCCAGAGTGAATTCTTTGGTGGATTTTCAGACTGGAAAGCAATGCAAAGCTATTTCCACATTGGTCACAACTGTGGGGCTTTTCTTCCTGATGAATGCGCCGTTCGTGGTTCCGAAGGGTTCCTTTATCAATAAAAGACTTCCCACACTGCTTGCAGCTGAATGGTCTCTCTCCGGTGTGGATTCGTTGATGTCTCTGTAATTTGGCTTTGACTGGAAAAATGGCTCCACACTGGCCACAGCTGAGCGGCCCTGTCCCAGTCCGACGACGAGCCGTCCTTTTAGACGGTGAGGTCAGAGCGCCGGTCTGTTCCTACGGCAACATAGAGGGAGAGCTAAACACCAtcttgtttaaaagaaatttaaacttttttataagAGACACACAACTAACACAAGATGAATTTGGTCACATCTTTCATTCAGACAAAGTTAATGAGATAATTATCCTGATACTGAGtgaatgtatgtaaacttctgaattcaaaaagttacatatatgttttcttaaaaagttATGAATAAGTTTTCATATCTAACAATAgaagtttgatctgatttaacttttgACAGTGAGAAGAAATGATATTTATCTTTATATATtcatctggtttcagctgtggATGTTTTGGAGACTCAgaattaaatcaaatgtaaGAGGAGGAAAAGTGGGACTACTTGGTTCCTGACCTGTGTGTGTGAAGAAAGGAGCCATTGTATGTTTTTACCCTGGTGTTGAATATTTAATTCTTCAactgatattttaaattatattaaatgtgTAACTGATCTCCAGCAGGTGATCCGTATCTCAAagtgtttatgtttcttttctgtttaatgaagcagaaaaatatcaaacaggACCTGATGATCCAGCAGGTGATGTCCTGAAACGGCTCAGCTAGCAGCACTTTGAAGCTAAAATCATGCTTTCGTCAAACCAacggatttttaaaatgtattctggGACTCAGAGGTTAAACACTTAAGCTGCTATAAAggactgaagaaaataaaacagcaataaaacaaaacagaaaaaccttcagaaGCATTaactgtcgccccctgctggtcaggaggagTGATGACTCGATGCAAACTGATGGGTTTTCTTAGACAGAAACTTTTTCAACTACTTTGAACAATAATCAGTTTATTTTGCACTGCATGATGACGAGGATCAGGCAGTGAATGCGATTCAGGTGAATTTTTAATTACGTCAAGACGACGTCTGCTGTGgaaatttacaaataaactcatgtgattttatttcctctcaaGTTTTgatccagtaaaaaaaatattcttgaacCGAGACCAACCTGAACTGAAAGACCCGGTTGGGTCTGGAGGCTGGTGTGTAGAGTTGGCTGGTCCGGTTCTGGGTTTTGGAGGTCCGGTTCTGGGTTCTGGAGGTCCGRTTCTGGGTTCTGGAGGTCCRTTTCTGGGTTCTGGAGGTCCGTTTCTGGGTTCTGGAGGTCCGGTTCTGGGATTTGGTTCTCCTCCTTCATTCTGCTCCGGCCTGATAAGTTTGAGAAAAACCTGAATGGTTCATATTTATagtttaagaaataaagaaatccttcGCTAAAGAGAAAAGATTTGAACATCAAAACCCTCAGTCGGGTTTTGATGTTcaagatttaattttgtcaaCATGAAATCTTGTTGCCTATGGATCCTGTGTTCTGTGAAACAGGATCTGAGGTGATAAGTGATCTGCTGATCTGCTAGAATAAATGCATCTTATTCTGCCACAGATCTCAGCAAAGCCATCATTCATACTGATACGTGATGCCATACATGTTCCTTTAGTATGTTCCTCTTACCGTGACACAAAGACTGGAGAGCYGTCGTTGGTACGCAACCCGCAGCAGAGAGCCAAGACGAGGGACGACCCCGTTACTTATACTCTTTAACAAACatcctggagagagagagaagaatgAATGGCCACTTCCTCCCTCCCAGGAAGGTCCACTGATTATAGTGCGGCCACTTCCTGTCTCGCAATGACCACGAGCTTCAGGCGTTGATCAGCAGGAGCTCAGAGTGATCAGGTTATGTATTATATGGTCAAGgaacatatttaatatttctacaTCAATCCTGTCATTAATTATTGTACTCACTGGAAAGTCATCCCTCCATTAATATCACATGAACTAACAAGACAGTTATTAATGTCTAGACATGAAACTTTATGTATATTTACTCTTGTTCCTTTTCCATTAAGACAAACTAATGACTAAACTAATTCATCCATCATTTCTTCAACTATGATACATTATGATCCGTCTTCTTGCTACAGACTATTGTGTGTATTAAAATCACTCCATAATTATCTTCTATGTAATTATAGAAGATAATTACATAGAAGATAATTACATAGAAGATAATTACATAGAATTATGTAATTATCTTCTATTATGAAGATTATGTATGTAATCTTCATGTCTTGACTTGACAAGTCTTGTCAAGTGAAAAGTCTTGACATTTCACTATCAAGACTTTTACAAGGGTTATAGTAATctatcattttaatatttccatatttttttattaaatatttctatattaACACATTCTAGttcttcattgtgtttttcttataaGCTATAAGCTTTAATTAAAGTGGCACATCCGCCTCCACTGACTTCTATCCTGTCTTTCTATATCCGGGGATTTTAAGGTCAGGTTTCAACCATGTTTCTTGAATACATATTATATCTGGGATTATTTCTAAaccataaataaactttttaaattcttgtCCATTGGCTACTAAACTTCTTGAATAATATGTAGAACCATAATAAAAGATTGAATCCTGagcattttctgttgtttcactCAAAATGGTTTGAATCTGATCAGCTTGGATTTCTTTCATATCTAAAAATCTgttaggatttattttatttaatcacttttcttcttcatttgtACTGTAACCTTGATAATATGACACATAAATGCTACAAAGTTCTCTATTTTCACCACCATTGAATCTTCATCCACTCTACATTCATGCTTTCTGTGTATTTGTTGTTGGTACCAACATGTCTCTCATCGTTCTGCCCTTTATTTGAATTACAAGTTTCAAAGAATCAAATCCTACTGTCTCCGTTCGTTACGTTCACTCGCTTCTCCTTCCGCCGTCTGCGGTAAATCCTCTCAGCGAAAAGGTTTATGGGAAATGTAGTCTCGCCACTTCCGCCTGTCGGAACCCAAAACTCTTTATGACTTACCGGATGGAGCTTCCAGCTACAGGCCGGGGAGGGGGGAGTCCTACTTCCCTCGGAGTTCTGTCGGAACCGGGACGCCCGCTGACCTGGACTCTGGTTGGTCCGGTTGTTTCTGGGCCGAACCGGTCAGATGATTCGGAGGTCTGAACCCGTCTgacagcagaaaatgaaatgagctGCTGTTCGGCGGGAACACGgattcttcttcctcttcatgtTTATCGGAACACGtggtgcattaccgccacctgctggtctggtggcggtaatgcaccaCGGCTCCACAAACTGGATCCCTTCATgttcaaatatattaatgtgtctGAGATAAATATTACCTGAAAACTTTTAGTTCCTGCGTTATGTTGAAGTAAATTAATGAAATCTAGTTTCACTCTGATTATTTTTAGGTTTGGAGTCTGAATTCCTCACAGACAGTATAATattcataaaatacattcacaCAAGAAACATTTTGGGAAGAGCATTTTTACTGCACTTCTTACTGTTGCTCATGTTTTACCTTTGCTAgagtaaaacatgttgaagtaatGTTTCTCTTGCCTGAGTAACATTATTATGAGGTGTCAATACTGTtagtgagtaaaatgtctggacaCTGAATCCACTGCAACTTCactaaataaacaacaaacatgttttaaataaacggAACCGACAAACCTACAGAGAGAGACTTCATGTTTTCTATCTGCTGAACCTTTCATGTCATTTGAAGGTCARCAGGtgacacattttatatataataaatatatatatatatatctcaccAGCAGCAGTTATCAGAGTCAGTCTGAATTTTCTAGAATAACAGAAAAGGACGAtttgaagaaatgcattttattttcttgaccGACCAGAACAAGCAGCCTGTATCTTCCAACATGTCCAGAACTGAAGGAACCGTGTGGATGAGGTGAAACGTCACCAGAAGACGACCAGCTGTCTTCTGCTTCAGCtctttttgagctttttctttcctctgttctGGGTCTGGTGTTCTGATGGACGCCGTCTGTCCTCCTGCGGTCAGAACCGCCCTTCCTGTCGGTACCCGGACCCTCCAAACTGGAGAGGCTCCGGCCGTTGAAAGAACAAAAGGATTATCTGACCTGGAGGAACAGGACATACCTCTAGAACAGATTAAATCgggaccagaaccaaaccaatGCTAACAGGAAAACAACTCAAACCACCAAAACTGTGGGGAGCCTCTTCAGCCAACTGGCTCCTCAAAACGTATACTTCCTCTTAATCCATGTTCTTTTCCTCAGGGCGTATTGTTTTCTGGTGACCTGTTGACCTGCAGGCTGGCCGCAGGCTCTGACTGGTATCTTTAAGGGACTCAGTCTGACAAAGCAGGCGGCCATGTTTCTTATCTCCGAGGCATCGCCAGCCGCTCCCTCAGACTTCAGATCATATCTGCCAGCTTTGGAGGTTAACAGCAAACCTGAGGGGTCAGACTCCTCTAGGTTGGAGTCAGAGTCCTCCTGCAGAACTCTGCTGCACCTGGAGCTCCGAGCGATGGAGGAGCACTGGGTGGAGGGATTGGGGGAGGTGGAGGGTTTGGGGAAGATGGAGGGATTGGGGGAGGTAGAGGGTTTGGGGAAGATGGAGGGATTGGGGGAGGTGGAGGGTTTGGTGGAGGGTTTGGGGAAGGTGGAGGGATTGGGGAAGGTGGAGGGTTTGGTGGAGGGTTTGGGGAAGGTGGAGGGATTGGTGGAGGGATTGGGGNNNNNNNNNNNNNNNNNNNNNNNNNNNNNNNNNNNNNNNNNNNNNNNNNNNNNNNNNNNNNNNNNNNNNNNNNNNNNNNNNNNNNNNNNNNNNNNNNNNNNNNNNNNNNNNNNNNNNNNNNNNNNNNNNNNNNNNNNNNNNNNNNNNNNNNNNNNNNNNNNNNNNNNNNNNNNNNNNNNNNNNNNNNNNNNNNNNNNNNNNNNNNNNNNNNNNNNNNNNNNNNNNNNNNNNNNNNNNNNNNNNNNNNNNNNNNNNNNNNNNNNNNNNNNNNNNNNNNNNNNNNNNNNNNNNNNNNNNNNNNNNNNNNNNNNNNNNNNNNNNNNNNNNNNNNNNNNNNNNNNNNNNNNNNNNNNNNNNNNNNNNNNNNNNNNNNNNNNNNNNNNNNNNNNNNNNNNNNNNNNNNNNNNNNNNNNNNNNNNNNNNNNNNNNNNNNNNNNNNNNNNNNNNNNNNNNNNNNNNNNNNNNNNNNNNNNNNNNNNNNNNNNNNNNNNNNNNNNNNNNNNNNNNNNNNNNNNNNNNNNNNNNNNNNNNNNNNNNNNNNNNNNNNNNNNNNNNNNNNNNNNNNNNNNNNNNNNNNNNNNNNNNNNNNNNNNNNNNNNNNNNNNNNNNNNNNNNNNNNNNNNNNNNNNNNNNNNNNNNNNNNNNNNNNNNNNNNNNNNNNNNNNNNNNNNNNNNNNNNNNNNNNNNNNNNNNNNNNNNNNNNNNNNNNNNNNNNNNNNNNNNNNNNNNNNNNNNNNNNNNNNNNNNNNNNNNNNNNNNNNNNNNNNNNNNNNNNNNNNNNNNNNNNNNNNNNNNNNNNNNNNNNNNNNNNNNNNNNNNNNNNNNNNNNNNNNNNNNNNNNNNNNNNNNNNNNNNNNNNNNNNNNNNNNNNNNNNNNNNNNNNNNNNNNNNNNNNNNNNNNNNNNNNNNNNNNNNNNNNNNNNNNNNNNNNNNNNNNNNNNNNNNNNNNNNNNNNNNNNNNNNNNNNNNNNNNNNNNNNNNNNNNNNNNNNNNNNNNNNNNNNNNNNNNNNNNNNNNNNNNNNNNNNNNNNNNNNNNNNNNNNNNNNNNNNNNNNNNNNNNNNNNNNNNNNNNNNNNNNNNNNNNNNNNNNNNNNNNNNNNNNNNNNNNNNNNNNNNNNNNNNNNNNNNNNNNNNNNTTGGGGAAGGTGGAGGGTGTGGTGGAGGGATTGGGGAAGGTGGAGGGTTTGGTGGAGGGTTTAGGGAAGGTGGAGGGTTTGGTGGAGGGCTTGGGGGAGGTGGAGGTTTTGGAGTTGATGGAGGGTTTGGTGGTGGAGGATTTTGGAGTGATGGATGGACTGGAACCTGAGAGCGGCTGTAGGTGTTGTTGGGCCGCCAGCTGACAGATCACCAACCACCTCACCTTCATGGCGTCCTGCAGAGAGGCGGCCCACCAGTTGGCCTTAAGCCGGTGAGCCGCGGCAGTGCCGACCCGATTCCCAGAACCCTTCGTCAGGGCGGATTGTGCCTGAATAGGAAGAGCGGATGAAGGTCAGGGCCGAGGCGAACAGGCGGCCTACCAGAGGAGGCGCCACAGCGCAGCGATACTCACGCAGTCGGCCATGATGGTCCTGATTAGCGTGAAGTTGATGTTGCCGCTCAGGCCCATTTCTGCCCACGCCAGCTTCACGTAGCGGTTTATCTTCCTGAAGTTCTTCGTCCCTGTGGTGAACAGGGTGTATTTGCTGGTGCCCCCCCGCTGGGCTTTGATGGGCACGAGCCGCTCAATCCAAGCGAACTCTCGGCACGTCAAGGCGATGGCTGCCTCACCGGACCGGGGCGAAGTCTGGTGCTTGGCCACctgggggagagagagagctcaTTCCTGAGTGGCCGGTCGGTTCAGAGGGTGTGTGAGCCGGCCTCCGTCTACCTACGCTGATCAGGATGCCCTCCTCGGTCATCTCCTTCTCCGCCTTGGAGACGTCAGCGTCCGTCAAGGCGGCGAACACTCTGGGCCGGAGTCCGCTGAGGCAGGACCAGTACGCCGCCAGGAAGCCGTACAGCAGGTAGAGGCTCCGGGTGGCACTGCAGTCCGTCTCCACCTCCGCTGGTACATGGAGGAGATCGGCCAGAGATCGGCCAGAGGTCGGCCAGACGTTAGTCAGAGGTCGGTCAGGTGAAAAACGGTCAGGTGAGATCGGTCAAGTGACAACCAGTCAGGTGAGAACCGGTCAGATGAGGTCAGAAACAGTCAGGTGAGATTGGTCAGGTGAGATCAATCAGGTGAGAACCGGTCAGGTCAGAAACAGTCAGGTGAAAACAGTCAGGTGAGAACAGGTGCAGTAACGGGAGCGGAGACCCACCCAGGAGGTCCTCCACCCGGCCTGGAGCCAGCCGGAGGCAGGTGGTGATGGCGTCCAGACTCGACAGCTGCTCCCTCCTGAGCGGCTTCAGGTGGAAGACGTTTCTGCGGTCAGYGTCCCTGCTGGTCTTCTTCAGCACCTGGAGGATTTCAACCACCTGCGTCTGAGTGGCTGAAATCCGGCGGCGGCGCTGGGGCCGAGCGGCCAGCAGGAACTCCAGGAACCAGCAGGCGCTGCGGAGGTAGGACCGGACGGTGCTGAACGTCTTCCCCCTGCTGAGCATCACCTGGATCCAGctgtggaggaggaggcaggTTGGACCAGCTGCTGGTTTCATCCAGCTGACTGTAGCTGGACTGACTGTTACGCTTATTATTACTGTGAATTCTTGGATAATTAAAACGCACATTATGAATTTTGAGCCGATATTCTATAACTTGATGATTTTTATTAGATAATGAGTTTATTAAACTTGTTGAATAGAATTAAATCACATAATTATCCAATTTACTGTGTGATATATAGATTTAAGGGTTTTATATTAGTGGTTTGTGggtcacatgtggggttccTCAGGGCTCCGTCCTTGGACCGCTCTATATCTGTAAGCTCCCATTAGCTCAGGTTGTAACTGGAAGTAAGATTAGTTACCATGACgacagatgatacacagctctacataatgatgtcaccaggtgacctttgaccccatccaatcactgaacagatgctgagaacagatcaatgtgtgagtgagacaaaactttctccagttgaacagaaacagaacttATTacctttggacctaaagaggagcaaTCTAGAGTCATAGATCTAGAGTTAAAGATCTAGCGTCATAAATCTACAGTTATAGATCTACTTATAAGTCTAGAGCTATAGATCTAGAGTCAGTTTCAGTTCTTCCAGCTGGAAACTAGAGagcaggctgacctctgacctctgccctGACCCTCTGGTTCCACGGTGGTCCTtctagcagctgcagaacatttcaggaCCAGAAATGTTCTGGTCGGTTCtgcaccacctggttctacatcACCTAATTCGACCTGTCCTGGGCTGCTGGTCCACTAGGACTAAACCAGCTGTCTGTCTCCATGGGGACGTCCCCTGATGCTGGTGACTAACCTACTGAACCTCATAGCTGGAGCTGGAAGCTACTCACAGACGTATCCTGGCCACGTTGTGTAAGAAGCTCCAGTCCGACAGCCTCCAGTRTCCATCGGACATGAAGCCGAGGAAGGCCTGCACCCCCCTGAGTCGGGTCAGGGCGTCTTTCTTGGCCTCCAGACCCAGAACCAGGACCGCCTGGAACTGGGTCAGGCACTCGTCTACAGTGAGAGATGGAGCGAGGAGTTACTGTCTGCAGAGTGAAGCTGAGAGGAAACCTGGGAGAAAACTCACTCATGGACTCCGGCAGACGGAGGTGTCCCATCAGACGTCCTCTTCCTGTCCCAGAGATCCACTGGGAGCTACKGGGATCTCCTGTGGAGGTCGTCATGGACGCCACCTTCTCGCCCTCGATCCTCTCCATGTTTGTGACGACCTTGGTGAGccggaggagcagcagagtgaGCAGAGCTGAGGGTCACCAGCAGAGACACGAGGTCCTGATGATCTCACCGTGGTTCCTGGGACCACCAGCTGCGTCCAGGAGGGGGCGCCGCCCTCTCTCTCTYCCTCTCTCTCGCCCTCTGCCTGCTGCCTCCGCCTCTTGCGCTGTCAGACAGACGTCAGTCACATGGCTGTGTTGCAGAAACACTCGGTGCTGCGGCCCACMCACCGGCTGCAGGCCTTCCTCTGCCCCGCCGGCCGCAGCGCTGCGCTTCGACCCCATCAGGACC comes from the Poecilia reticulata strain Guanapo unplaced genomic scaffold, Guppy_female_1.0+MT scaffold_224, whole genome shotgun sequence genome and includes:
- the LOC103460302 gene encoding zinc finger protein 418-like, with the translated sequence MKEENQIPEPDLQNPETDLQNPEXDLQNPEXDLQNPEPDLQNPEPDQPTLHTSLQTQPGLSVQEQTGALTSPSKRTARRRTGTGPLSCGQCGAIFPVKAKLQRHQRIHTGERPFSCKQCGKSFIDKGTLRNHERRIHQEEKPHSCDQCGNSFALLSSLKIHQRIHSGERPYKCDRCGKTCRQRGDLLRHIVTHTGQRAFKCEVCGKAFSRLGTLEGHMRTHTKEKPYSCDQCEKRFSKRFGLVSHRRSHTGELPYWCEPCGRRFAHKSSLRMHQKSHSN
- the LOC103460303 gene encoding uncharacterized protein LOC103460303, which produces MKEEDQEVKVEEDQGLRTQVKVEETEEVNLAENQEHRQDPEPDRQDPELDRHTLDTTQTQTSVSALQFQRTSGPLRCCPICQSGLWKHLEGGHQVKKASKSQLTWSAGHTNIQPHTVDERGKESSRAKTPEAPGPEDRSXMQPGCCTELFQPYKSRLRKLEWEKSELEARVGRLERVLMGSKRSAAAGGAEEGLQPRKRRRQQAEGEREXEREGGAPSWTQLVVPGTTVVTNMERIEGEKVASMTTSTGDPXSSQWISGTGRGRLMGHLRLPESMNECLTQFQAVLVLGLEAKKDALTRLRGVQAFLGFMSDGXWRLSDWSFLHNVARIRLWIQVMLSRGKTFSTVRSYLRSACWFLEFLLAARPQRRRRISATQTQVVEILQVLKKTSRDXDRRNVFHLKPLRREQLSSLDAITTCLRLAPGRVEDLLAEVETDCSATRSLYLLYGFLAAYWSCLSGLRPRVFAALTDADVSKAEKEMTEEGILISVAKHQTSPRSGEAAIALTCREFAWIERLVPIKAQRGGTSKYTLFTTGTKNFRKINRYVKLAWAEMGLSGNINFTLIRTIMADCAQSALTKGSGNRVGTAAAHRLKANWWAASLQDAMKVR